One Azospirillum brasilense DNA window includes the following coding sequences:
- a CDS encoding TIGR00645 family protein → MTQSNPSALAGDPTVLSRNGAERRGPGRRAEHFLEQVMFQSRWLLAPLYVGLVGALLMIGWRFALELVHALPLLMHGTENDIILIVLGLVDLTMVGNLVLMVIFSGYENFVSKIDVAGHADRPEWMGKLDFSALKVKLIASIVAISSIQILKTFMNVSEVSDRDLMWLVAIHVTFIVSGVLLATMDVLVKKSHAH, encoded by the coding sequence ATGACCCAGTCGAACCCGTCGGCCCTGGCCGGCGACCCCACCGTCCTGTCCCGCAACGGCGCGGAGCGCCGCGGCCCAGGGCGCCGGGCCGAACATTTCCTGGAGCAGGTAATGTTCCAGAGCCGCTGGCTCCTGGCGCCGCTCTATGTCGGCCTGGTGGGCGCGCTGCTGATGATCGGCTGGCGCTTCGCGCTGGAGTTGGTGCACGCGCTGCCGCTTCTCATGCATGGCACGGAGAACGACATCATCCTGATCGTGCTCGGGCTGGTCGACCTGACGATGGTCGGCAACCTCGTGTTGATGGTGATCTTCAGCGGCTACGAGAACTTCGTCTCGAAGATCGACGTCGCCGGCCACGCCGACCGTCCGGAATGGATGGGCAAGCTGGACTTCAGCGCGCTGAAGGTGAAGCTGATCGCCAGCATCGTGGCGATCTCCTCCATTCAGATCCTGAAGACCTTCATGAACGTGTCGGAGGTGTCCGACCGCGACCTGATGTGGCTGGTCGCCATCCACGTCACCTTCATCGTCTCCGGCGTGCTGCTGGCGACCATGGACGTGCTGGTCAAGAAGAGCCACGCGCACTGA
- the tssA gene encoding type VI secretion system protein TssA, with amino-acid sequence MTASHPLIDIGALLQPIPGDDPAGDDLRHGPEFDALTEARRMDDDLDQGIWQTTIKKADWKGVVQQASDLLTTRTKDLQVAAWLVQALGHLHGPAGLAPGLLLVHGLVEDFWEGLYPRLDDGDPEPRLAPLVWLDSQLSRDLMATAITQPGPHTDETHRFQDWQNAQRLRKLATRDPRAFHAAVDDGEVTVEQILAAQDRTPPGFYQTQHGHLRDTVTAVRTLAAELDAVAGRAAPGFSQLLKTLESLIQFHREALAKRGIDPDGAPAAPEEAEGGEGATIDASAEIIPAAAFTRPGGPRTRQEAYAMLHQIADFLAREEPHSPTSYLVRRAATWGNLSLPELYAELLGDRGEVGRIFGLLRLEER; translated from the coding sequence ATGACCGCATCCCACCCGCTGATCGACATCGGCGCCCTGCTCCAGCCCATCCCGGGCGACGATCCGGCGGGCGACGACCTACGCCATGGCCCGGAGTTCGACGCGCTGACCGAGGCGCGCCGGATGGACGACGATCTGGACCAGGGCATCTGGCAGACCACCATCAAGAAGGCCGACTGGAAGGGCGTCGTCCAGCAGGCGTCGGACCTGCTGACGACCCGCACCAAGGATCTTCAAGTCGCGGCGTGGCTAGTCCAGGCGCTGGGCCACCTGCACGGTCCGGCGGGGCTGGCACCGGGGCTCCTGCTGGTCCATGGACTGGTCGAAGATTTCTGGGAGGGCCTCTACCCGCGCCTGGACGACGGTGATCCGGAGCCGCGGCTGGCGCCGCTGGTCTGGCTGGACAGCCAGTTGTCGCGTGACCTGATGGCAACTGCGATCACCCAGCCGGGGCCGCACACCGACGAGACGCACCGTTTCCAGGACTGGCAGAACGCCCAGCGCCTGCGCAAGCTCGCCACCCGCGATCCGCGCGCCTTCCACGCGGCGGTCGACGACGGCGAGGTGACGGTCGAGCAGATTCTCGCCGCGCAGGACCGCACGCCGCCCGGCTTCTACCAGACCCAGCACGGTCATCTGCGCGACACGGTGACGGCGGTGCGCACCCTGGCGGCGGAACTGGACGCCGTGGCCGGGCGCGCCGCTCCCGGCTTCAGCCAGCTTCTGAAGACCCTGGAAAGCCTGATCCAGTTCCACCGCGAAGCGCTCGCCAAGCGCGGCATCGATCCGGACGGCGCCCCCGCCGCGCCGGAGGAGGCCGAGGGCGGGGAGGGGGCCACCATCGACGCGTCCGCCGAGATCATCCCCGCCGCCGCCTTCACCCGCCCCGGCGGGCCGCGGACCCGGCAGGAGGCCTACGCGATGCTCCACCAGATCGCCGATTTCCTGGCGCGGGAGGAGCCGCACAGCCCGACCTCCTACCTCGTCCGCCGCGCCGCGACCTGGGGGAACCTGTCCCTGCCGGAGCTTTACGCCGAACTGCTGGGCGACCGCGGCGAGGTCGGACGGATCTTCGGTCTTCTGCGGCTTGAGGAGCGCTGA
- a CDS encoding type VI secretion system protein: MELLAAVLSGIAGNQIWVFAGLLVLVLLIIAVMAAILLRARSAAPPAPAEPAALPPPDATVEEGGAVPALVATAPDVTIRDIRRLFRDGLAAYRETLSRNVYLVPWYLRTGLAASDDAGLLSCAEDVRPPVTAERHAGFSWRFYDRAVVIDVDDPRAAWAGVLDLLGRRRPMLPADGLILTVPLAELDDVRRATARGTELYARLWEIQRTLGFALPVYVVVTGCEEAPGFAALAEALPPSLTGGMLGWSSPYALETAFSPDFVGEALQSLADGLLAVELEVFGATATPDGAPLFALTERLTGTEAALRALLGTAFKRTAYQETLYVRGIYFTGRPDPDAAALFGRDLLNRKIFPEAGLPKPTRALAASRAWRRYSWPVGTGAAALAAILLLWMGVQRASTLSDRLVPVLADIPGGLQQLADQRPAVEAGAPMTAAYGDPAARFVQGVTMLPTDWTFNPLPASWISGVPDSVSGALAVGYRRLALSTVRDVAEDRLRRLTRDGGVGPVGAGAFERLRAFAGEVGIAEGLARAYNNVDARDPTLPLDEVLDFALGSGVARGFSARLHGWEIDQPPGGTAIPAPGPGAQRPIDLTAHRAEVSRRFRQYADAYLRDLAMGGLAAARLSVAANELELLAGGARSGADAAAAYAEVLSSLEDAARGLGAERGAWIGANGPALPPEFEALLGRLEKSDLLGPNLRADILDLAQRRYDEAGVGARSLDSVIGRLLEQAPNGGARLAPAAEQLRRTLSVWMARRFMKTDDTGALAMPAVGAGWDRAALDSIPPLVEDYLLFDAKDLLQAPAMLRTSMRVAAQHQLRQGVERILARALAGSPAGGGVDRAGGLAQLRASAHALRTAFPVLAETMQSFRQIGLTTSADTIRDTVARQANAVLAQADRLLEGDQLYRPDAHALDVWVDGPLVPHLLFGQTTPAGLALYLGNARQEVTVLARDIAAPVVEILERPVMGAGTGSGAASKWARIIAELDKYDGGRPNSSLAQLEKFVTVESAAVDAAGCQNLGAIDGVPDDFFRSRLAELKQWIATRCVLAADARVYDAYVDMAASFNEMLAGRFPFAAAAVPGEDADPAAVRAFYERFDARSAFVLEGLRRGERFGTAGREALRFVETMERARPLLIAAVTPDQSGGLALDPAFRVNRGREAGGSDIIEWKLATPNGALSSVLPRTPLRWYPGDRLSVTLRWAKDGTVLPVSGVGVGVTVDGPSLRFDYDGPWALFALAARQTAPQRDRRPGPDTEPLLLFEATASGPVKESANPAPMPIAPAAQATPQPAVKPNVRVFMTLAVKRTVLADGKPPREEKVAVPALPAQAPPLAPVGTMRRMPGLAGWPAPSGAVAPADRAFFDLGTPPSHSPMLRPAAQRFP, encoded by the coding sequence ATGGAACTCCTGGCAGCGGTCCTGTCCGGCATCGCCGGCAACCAGATCTGGGTCTTCGCGGGGCTTCTCGTCCTCGTGCTGCTGATCATCGCTGTGATGGCGGCGATCCTGCTGCGCGCCCGCAGCGCGGCGCCGCCCGCCCCGGCGGAGCCGGCGGCCCTGCCGCCGCCCGACGCGACGGTGGAGGAGGGCGGGGCTGTCCCGGCGCTGGTCGCCACCGCGCCGGACGTCACCATCCGCGACATCCGCCGCCTGTTCCGCGACGGTCTGGCCGCCTATCGCGAGACGCTGTCGCGCAACGTCTATCTGGTGCCCTGGTACCTGCGCACCGGCTTGGCCGCGTCGGACGACGCCGGCCTGCTGTCCTGCGCGGAGGACGTGCGCCCCCCGGTGACCGCCGAGCGGCACGCCGGCTTCTCCTGGCGCTTCTACGACCGGGCGGTGGTCATCGATGTGGACGATCCGCGTGCCGCCTGGGCGGGCGTGCTGGACCTGCTGGGGCGCCGCCGCCCGATGCTGCCCGCCGACGGGCTGATCCTGACCGTTCCGCTGGCCGAGCTGGACGACGTGCGCCGCGCCACCGCGCGCGGGACGGAGCTGTATGCCCGGCTGTGGGAGATCCAGCGCACGCTGGGCTTCGCCCTGCCGGTCTATGTGGTGGTGACGGGCTGCGAGGAGGCCCCCGGCTTCGCGGCGCTGGCCGAGGCTCTGCCCCCGTCCCTGACCGGCGGGATGCTCGGCTGGTCGAGCCCCTACGCGCTGGAGACCGCGTTCTCCCCCGACTTCGTCGGCGAGGCGCTGCAGTCGCTGGCGGACGGCCTGCTGGCGGTGGAGCTGGAGGTGTTCGGCGCGACGGCCACGCCGGACGGCGCCCCGCTGTTCGCCCTGACGGAGCGGCTGACCGGGACGGAGGCGGCCTTGCGCGCCCTGCTCGGCACCGCCTTCAAGCGCACCGCCTATCAGGAAACGCTCTACGTCCGCGGCATCTACTTCACGGGCCGTCCCGATCCGGACGCGGCGGCGCTGTTCGGGCGCGACCTGCTGAACCGCAAGATCTTCCCCGAGGCCGGTCTGCCCAAGCCGACCCGCGCGCTGGCCGCGTCCCGCGCGTGGCGCCGCTATTCCTGGCCGGTGGGGACGGGGGCCGCCGCGCTGGCCGCGATCCTGCTGCTGTGGATGGGGGTGCAGCGCGCCTCCACCCTGTCGGACCGGCTGGTTCCGGTCCTGGCCGACATTCCGGGCGGGCTCCAGCAGCTCGCCGACCAGCGCCCGGCGGTCGAGGCCGGGGCGCCGATGACCGCCGCCTACGGCGATCCAGCCGCCCGCTTCGTGCAGGGCGTGACGATGCTGCCCACCGACTGGACCTTCAACCCGCTGCCGGCCTCCTGGATCAGCGGCGTTCCGGACTCGGTGTCGGGGGCCTTGGCTGTCGGTTACCGCCGGCTGGCCCTGTCCACCGTGCGCGACGTGGCCGAGGACCGCTTGCGCCGCTTGACCCGCGACGGCGGGGTGGGTCCGGTGGGGGCTGGTGCCTTCGAACGGCTGCGCGCATTCGCGGGCGAGGTCGGCATCGCCGAGGGGCTGGCCCGCGCCTACAACAACGTGGACGCCCGCGACCCGACCCTGCCGCTGGACGAGGTGCTGGATTTCGCGCTGGGCTCCGGCGTGGCGCGCGGCTTCTCGGCTCGGCTGCACGGCTGGGAGATCGACCAGCCGCCGGGCGGCACAGCCATCCCGGCGCCGGGACCGGGGGCGCAGCGCCCTATCGACCTGACCGCCCACCGGGCGGAGGTCAGCCGCCGCTTCCGGCAGTACGCCGACGCCTACCTGCGCGACCTCGCCATGGGCGGCCTCGCCGCTGCGCGGCTGTCGGTCGCCGCCAACGAGCTGGAGCTGCTGGCCGGCGGGGCGCGCTCCGGCGCCGACGCGGCGGCGGCCTACGCCGAGGTGCTGTCGAGCCTGGAGGACGCCGCCCGCGGCCTGGGGGCGGAGCGCGGCGCCTGGATCGGCGCCAACGGTCCCGCCCTGCCGCCGGAGTTCGAGGCGCTGCTCGGCCGGCTGGAGAAGTCCGACCTGCTCGGCCCCAACCTGCGCGCCGACATCCTGGATCTGGCGCAGCGCCGCTACGACGAGGCGGGGGTGGGCGCCCGCAGCCTGGACTCCGTGATCGGCCGTCTGCTGGAGCAGGCGCCGAACGGCGGCGCCCGCTTGGCCCCGGCGGCGGAGCAGCTTCGCCGCACCCTGTCGGTGTGGATGGCCCGCCGCTTCATGAAGACGGACGACACCGGCGCGCTGGCGATGCCCGCCGTGGGCGCCGGCTGGGACCGCGCTGCTCTGGACAGCATCCCGCCGCTGGTCGAGGACTATCTGCTGTTCGACGCCAAGGACCTGCTCCAGGCGCCGGCCATGCTCCGCACCTCCATGCGGGTGGCGGCGCAGCACCAGCTCCGCCAGGGGGTGGAGCGCATCCTCGCCCGCGCTTTGGCCGGTAGCCCGGCGGGCGGTGGGGTGGACCGGGCGGGCGGGCTGGCGCAGCTCCGCGCCTCGGCCCACGCGCTGCGCACCGCCTTCCCGGTGCTGGCCGAGACCATGCAGTCCTTCCGCCAGATCGGGCTGACCACCTCCGCCGACACCATCCGCGACACGGTGGCCCGGCAGGCCAACGCCGTGCTGGCCCAGGCCGACCGGTTGCTGGAAGGCGACCAGCTCTACCGGCCCGACGCCCACGCGCTGGACGTCTGGGTGGACGGGCCGCTGGTGCCGCACCTGCTGTTCGGGCAGACCACGCCGGCCGGGCTGGCGCTTTATCTCGGCAACGCCCGGCAGGAGGTGACGGTGCTCGCCCGCGACATCGCCGCCCCGGTGGTGGAGATCCTGGAGCGCCCGGTGATGGGCGCCGGGACCGGTTCGGGCGCCGCCTCCAAATGGGCGCGCATCATCGCCGAACTGGACAAGTACGACGGCGGGCGCCCGAACAGCTCCCTGGCGCAGCTGGAGAAGTTCGTGACGGTGGAAAGCGCCGCGGTGGACGCCGCCGGTTGCCAGAATCTGGGCGCCATCGACGGGGTGCCGGACGACTTCTTCCGCAGCCGTCTGGCCGAGCTGAAGCAGTGGATCGCCACGCGCTGCGTGCTGGCCGCCGACGCTCGCGTCTATGACGCCTATGTCGATATGGCCGCCTCGTTCAACGAGATGCTGGCCGGCCGGTTCCCCTTCGCCGCCGCCGCAGTGCCGGGCGAGGACGCCGACCCGGCGGCGGTGCGCGCCTTCTACGAGCGGTTCGACGCGCGGTCGGCCTTCGTGCTCGAGGGGCTGCGCCGCGGCGAACGCTTCGGCACCGCCGGGCGTGAGGCGCTTCGCTTCGTGGAGACGATGGAACGGGCGCGCCCGCTGCTGATCGCCGCGGTGACCCCGGATCAGAGCGGCGGCTTGGCGCTCGACCCCGCCTTCCGAGTCAATCGCGGCCGTGAAGCCGGGGGCAGCGACATCATCGAATGGAAGCTCGCCACGCCGAACGGCGCGCTCTCCAGCGTGCTGCCGCGGACGCCGCTGCGCTGGTACCCCGGCGATCGGTTGAGCGTGACGCTGCGCTGGGCCAAGGACGGCACGGTGCTGCCGGTGTCCGGCGTCGGTGTGGGGGTGACGGTGGACGGACCCTCGCTGCGCTTCGACTACGATGGTCCCTGGGCGCTGTTCGCCCTGGCCGCCCGGCAGACCGCGCCGCAGCGCGACCGCCGCCCCGGTCCGGACACCGAACCGCTTCTGCTGTTCGAGGCCACGGCCAGCGGCCCGGTCAAGGAAAGCGCCAATCCGGCCCCGATGCCGATCGCTCCGGCGGCGCAGGCGACGCCGCAACCCGCGGTGAAGCCCAACGTGCGGGTGTTCATGACGCTGGCGGTCAAGCGCACCGTCCTGGCCGACGGCAAGCCGCCGCGCGAGGAGAAGGTGGCTGTGCCGGCGCTGCCCGCGCAGGCGCCGCCGCTCGCCCCGGTCGGCACCATGCGGCGGATGCCGGGTCTGGCCGGTTGGCCGGCGCCATCGGGCGCGGTGGCTCCGGCGGACCGCGCCTTCTTTGATCTGGGCACCCCGCCGTCCCACTCCCCGATGCTCCGTCCCGCGGCCCAACGCTTCCCGTGA
- a CDS encoding SPOR domain-containing protein yields MTTITLGRWQVAALAAGVAVLTVVALLLGAVMAALILTGGGNGGGALVASAPASAAASSVASAGAPAAGDAAGGGLGAMARSSVADSFEARQGVIETADIFSDEARGRAISATEPMTRGAADAARRFLPGWMAGTAAHVIEKTGYRVTEFAGNSVEGIVEDTLNDRLDAMKEDGASPVRHYAIELGRFATPANAESFAAAAAQRGVRGTVDFAPLPGGNAPYAVRTGRYAAADEAARALDALTRANGVSGTVVTLAEAGER; encoded by the coding sequence ATGACCACGATCACGCTCGGACGATGGCAGGTGGCGGCTCTGGCCGCCGGCGTCGCCGTGCTGACCGTCGTGGCCCTGCTGCTCGGCGCGGTGATGGCGGCGCTGATCCTGACGGGCGGCGGCAATGGCGGTGGCGCGCTGGTGGCGTCCGCACCCGCCTCTGCCGCCGCTTCCTCCGTGGCATCCGCCGGCGCACCTGCGGCCGGTGACGCGGCCGGGGGCGGACTGGGTGCGATGGCACGCAGCAGCGTCGCCGACAGTTTCGAGGCCCGCCAGGGCGTGATCGAGACGGCGGACATCTTCAGCGACGAGGCGCGCGGACGGGCAATTTCGGCGACCGAGCCTATGACCCGCGGCGCCGCGGACGCGGCCCGCCGCTTCCTGCCCGGCTGGATGGCCGGCACCGCCGCCCACGTCATCGAGAAGACCGGCTACCGCGTCACCGAATTCGCCGGGAACAGCGTGGAAGGCATCGTCGAGGACACGCTCAACGACCGGCTGGACGCGATGAAGGAGGACGGGGCGTCGCCGGTCCGCCACTACGCCATCGAACTCGGGCGTTTCGCCACCCCGGCCAACGCGGAGTCCTTCGCCGCCGCCGCCGCCCAGCGCGGCGTGCGCGGCACGGTCGATTTCGCGCCGCTGCCGGGCGGCAACGCCCCCTACGCCGTGCGCACCGGACGCTACGCCGCCGCCGACGAGGCCGCCCGCGCGCTGGACGCGCTGACGCGGGCGAACGGGGTGTCTGGAACCGTCGTGACCCTTGCCGAAGCGGGAGAGCGCTGA
- a CDS encoding Hcp family type VI secretion system effector has product MPRILLDYPGIKGESLIRNYKNLADCVSFDLSSGKREVGGFNYDDPIEGNSYFGSRKAQKQDKLGVDSLKLERHFDLASPKLMQAAFDPQKKDVTATIHFFRTFAQLQGGEHFGESDIFAEPYLTIILKNTQITEYVLSVDDDDSSNGTETISLAFDQLQMTYQHQIDGRKIGQIRGDITLASKS; this is encoded by the coding sequence ATGCCCCGCATCCTGCTCGACTACCCCGGCATCAAGGGCGAGTCGCTGATCCGCAACTACAAGAATCTGGCCGACTGCGTCAGCTTCGACCTGTCCTCGGGCAAGCGCGAGGTCGGCGGCTTCAATTACGACGACCCGATCGAGGGCAACTCTTACTTCGGCAGCCGCAAGGCTCAGAAGCAGGACAAGCTCGGCGTCGACAGCCTGAAGCTGGAGCGCCACTTCGACCTCGCCTCGCCCAAGCTGATGCAGGCGGCCTTCGATCCGCAGAAGAAGGACGTCACCGCGACGATCCACTTCTTCCGCACCTTCGCGCAGTTGCAGGGCGGCGAGCATTTCGGCGAAAGCGACATCTTCGCCGAGCCGTACCTGACCATCATCCTGAAGAACACGCAGATCACGGAGTACGTGCTGTCGGTCGACGACGACGACAGCAGCAACGGCACCGAGACCATCTCGCTGGCCTTCGACCAGCTGCAGATGACCTACCAGCACCAGATCGACGGCCGGAAAATCGGCCAAATCCGTGGCGACATCACATTGGCGAGCAAGTCATGA
- a CDS encoding SPOR domain-containing protein codes for MKKLLVGVLALLLLLVAFAGGYFLAGGSVPGATDDPAPAEAKTAPAAVPQETAKAEPEKAAPAAVPVRPVASVKAATARFSIELGVFRSAGNAQDFAAALAGRGLPVEIVETMDAAGGQWHRVRAGAFADRWQAEARRPSFERTAGIGGVVVEEPLAAAHPAKAGGGE; via the coding sequence ATGAAGAAACTCCTGGTCGGCGTGCTGGCGCTGCTCCTGCTCCTGGTGGCCTTCGCCGGCGGCTATTTCCTGGCCGGGGGCAGCGTGCCGGGTGCCACGGACGACCCCGCGCCCGCCGAAGCGAAGACAGCGCCCGCCGCTGTGCCGCAGGAGACGGCAAAGGCAGAGCCGGAGAAGGCCGCGCCGGCCGCCGTCCCGGTCCGTCCGGTCGCGTCAGTGAAGGCGGCGACGGCGCGCTTCTCCATTGAACTCGGCGTCTTCCGCTCCGCCGGGAACGCCCAGGACTTCGCGGCGGCGCTGGCCGGGCGGGGCCTTCCGGTGGAAATCGTCGAGACCATGGACGCCGCCGGCGGGCAATGGCATCGGGTGCGCGCCGGCGCCTTCGCCGATCGCTGGCAGGCCGAGGCACGTCGCCCGTCCTTCGAGCGGACCGCTGGGATCGGCGGCGTGGTGGTCGAGGAACCGCTTGCCGCCGCCCATCCCGCGAAGGCCGGCGGCGGCGAATGA
- a CDS encoding DotU family type IV/VI secretion system protein, with amino-acid sequence MLHRRDLVDHFLAFARELQKHRASIGAGRPAAAAAKPEGAAGETADSLPAFLTEDALAIPAPRGAAAVPALALEPDAEIIIRRLQDFLEAQAVQVGRTGTDLMISQHREAQYAMAALADDLFIHDVEWNGRELWRSVLLEQAVFRTRLAGERVFDRMEALLASNDRRLVQLAAVYLCVLGMGFKGRCRVPGGESTLRDYSARLFEFIAGRESELGAGVLPGGRTLIPAAYAYTLTDGKARTLARGPRWPLVLGAIAGLWLVLGQALWWMSTAQLSNAADAVLQASVRVTR; translated from the coding sequence ATGCTGCACCGCCGGGATCTGGTCGATCACTTCCTCGCCTTCGCGCGGGAACTCCAGAAGCATCGCGCTTCGATCGGGGCGGGCCGTCCGGCCGCCGCCGCGGCGAAGCCCGAGGGCGCCGCGGGGGAGACGGCGGACAGCCTGCCGGCCTTCCTGACCGAGGACGCCCTGGCGATCCCGGCGCCGCGCGGTGCTGCGGCGGTGCCGGCCCTGGCGCTGGAGCCCGATGCCGAGATCATCATCCGCCGCCTTCAGGACTTCCTGGAGGCGCAGGCGGTCCAGGTCGGGCGCACCGGCACCGACCTGATGATCAGCCAGCACCGCGAGGCGCAATACGCCATGGCGGCGCTGGCCGACGATCTGTTCATCCACGACGTGGAATGGAACGGGCGTGAGCTGTGGCGCAGCGTGCTGCTGGAGCAGGCGGTGTTCCGCACCCGGCTGGCCGGCGAGCGGGTGTTCGACCGGATGGAGGCGCTGCTCGCCAGCAACGACCGGCGGCTGGTCCAGCTCGCGGCGGTCTATCTCTGCGTGCTCGGCATGGGCTTCAAGGGGCGCTGCCGGGTGCCGGGCGGCGAGTCCACCCTGCGCGACTACAGCGCCCGCCTGTTCGAGTTCATCGCCGGCCGCGAGTCCGAGCTGGGCGCCGGGGTGCTGCCCGGCGGGCGGACGCTGATCCCCGCCGCCTACGCCTACACGCTGACCGACGGCAAGGCGCGCACGCTGGCGCGCGGGCCGCGCTGGCCGCTGGTGCTGGGGGCCATCGCCGGGCTGTGGCTGGTGCTGGGGCAGGCGCTCTGGTGGATGTCCACCGCGCAGCTTTCCAACGCGGCGGACGCGGTGCTTCAGGCATCCGTCCGCGTGACCCGCTGA
- a CDS encoding lytic transglycosylase domain-containing protein → MRTRNVLAGALALMGALLAGPAAAELAPASEGGPALFQCSRYLRNGEALYGIPPGILHAMSVVESGRAGMPWPWALNVSGRPHYPATRREALRLMQDGEGGLRGDVAVGCMQIHTRWHAGSFAGGEDMLDPAVNVAYAARFLRELYDRHGSWTEAVRRYHASNPTAQDTYLCLVLDRRVRLGYQRETAEMRRLCGGPES, encoded by the coding sequence ATGAGGACGCGCAACGTCCTGGCCGGCGCGCTCGCCCTGATGGGCGCCTTGCTCGCCGGGCCGGCGGCGGCGGAGCTGGCCCCGGCGTCCGAAGGCGGACCGGCGCTGTTCCAATGCAGCCGCTACCTCCGCAACGGGGAGGCGCTCTACGGCATTCCGCCGGGCATCCTGCACGCCATGAGCGTCGTGGAGTCCGGGCGGGCTGGGATGCCCTGGCCCTGGGCGCTGAACGTCTCCGGCCGTCCGCACTATCCGGCGACGCGGCGCGAGGCGCTGCGGCTGATGCAGGACGGCGAGGGCGGCCTGCGCGGCGACGTGGCGGTCGGCTGCATGCAGATCCACACGCGCTGGCACGCCGGGTCCTTCGCGGGGGGCGAGGACATGTTGGACCCCGCGGTCAACGTCGCCTACGCCGCCCGCTTCCTGCGGGAGCTGTACGACCGCCATGGCTCCTGGACGGAGGCGGTGCGCCGCTACCACGCCAGCAACCCGACGGCGCAGGACACCTACCTCTGCCTCGTGCTCGACCGGCGGGTGCGGCTCGGCTACCAGCGCGAAACGGCGGAGATGCGCCGGCTGTGCGGCGGCCCGGAGTCGTGA
- the tssK gene encoding type VI secretion system baseplate subunit TssK, with protein sequence MTEARDIPDAIDWHDGMLLAPQHFQQQALRHERQLTYHVRQARPFHWGVVHLQVDRVQLVSGLVQVRELEAILPDGLVVDYRAGVDEPLEVDISAYADPVGQTQITIHLIVPAARGDRAPGPGETPRYVSVEGAPVADQHGGEELSIARLRPRLALFATTGPTQKPPQKFVSMPVAQATFRNDAFVLTDFVPPALTVAANAPLGRLGAEVVRRVREKALFLAERSGVGNGNPATELAEAARAEIRSLVTGLPPLEAQLGVGVCHPFDVYMSLCTLAGHLSAFASGAVPAKLSRYDHDDPMASFGEVRDFILRMIDRVKEGVARIPFTFEDGMFGLPMDEAWLKGRLVVGVRGPASAPVSEVAAWMENCIVASRSRLETLSGLRVKGAERVALDDSGEGGVAAPRGVVPFEIKVDPRYIVPGERLEIWNPDSLGSRFRPVEITLFVSA encoded by the coding sequence ATGACCGAGGCGCGCGACATTCCCGACGCCATCGATTGGCACGACGGGATGCTGCTGGCCCCGCAGCATTTCCAGCAGCAGGCGCTGCGGCACGAGCGGCAGCTGACCTACCATGTCCGGCAGGCGCGGCCCTTCCATTGGGGCGTCGTCCATCTCCAGGTCGACCGCGTGCAGCTCGTCTCCGGGCTGGTCCAGGTGCGGGAGCTGGAGGCGATCCTGCCCGACGGCCTCGTCGTGGACTACCGCGCCGGGGTCGACGAGCCGCTGGAGGTGGACATCTCCGCCTACGCCGACCCGGTGGGGCAGACGCAGATCACCATCCACCTGATCGTTCCCGCCGCCCGCGGCGACCGCGCGCCGGGGCCGGGCGAGACGCCGCGCTACGTCTCGGTCGAGGGCGCGCCCGTCGCCGACCAGCATGGCGGGGAGGAGCTGTCCATCGCCCGGCTGCGCCCGCGGCTGGCCCTGTTCGCCACCACCGGCCCGACCCAGAAGCCGCCGCAGAAGTTCGTCTCGATGCCGGTCGCGCAGGCAACCTTCCGCAACGACGCCTTCGTGCTGACCGACTTCGTGCCGCCGGCGCTCACCGTCGCCGCGAACGCGCCGCTCGGCCGGCTGGGGGCGGAGGTGGTGCGACGCGTGCGCGAGAAGGCGCTGTTCCTGGCCGAGCGCTCCGGCGTCGGCAACGGCAACCCGGCGACCGAGCTGGCCGAGGCGGCGCGGGCGGAGATCCGCAGCCTCGTCACCGGCCTGCCGCCGCTGGAGGCGCAGCTCGGCGTCGGCGTCTGCCACCCGTTCGACGTCTACATGTCGCTGTGCACGCTGGCCGGGCACCTGTCGGCCTTCGCCAGCGGCGCCGTGCCGGCCAAGCTGTCGCGCTACGACCACGACGACCCGATGGCGAGCTTCGGCGAGGTGCGCGACTTCATCCTGCGCATGATCGACCGCGTGAAGGAGGGCGTCGCCCGCATCCCCTTCACCTTCGAGGACGGCATGTTCGGGCTGCCGATGGACGAGGCCTGGCTGAAGGGCCGGCTGGTCGTCGGGGTGCGCGGCCCGGCCTCCGCCCCGGTCAGCGAGGTCGCCGCCTGGATGGAGAACTGCATCGTCGCCTCGCGCTCGCGGCTGGAGACGCTGTCCGGCCTGCGCGTCAAGGGGGCTGAGCGCGTCGCGCTGGACGACAGCGGCGAGGGCGGTGTGGCCGCCCCGCGCGGCGTGGTGCCGTTCGAGATCAAGGTCGATCCCCGCTACATCGTCCCCGGCGAACGGCTGGAGATCTGGAATCCGGACTCGCTGGGCAGCCGCTTCCGCCCCGTCGAGATCACCCTCTTCGTCAGCGCCTGA